GTTTTGGCCCGAAGGTCCAGCAGCCGGCGTACCGCTTCCGAGGTCTTGCCTTTGGCGCGAAGCTCCAAAGCCTGACCGAGATTGATCAGGCCGATAATCATGGCGGAGGCCTCAAAATAAACGTGCCGCGCCATTTCCGGTAAGGCTCCGGGCACGCTTGCGACAACCATGGAATAAATCCAGGCGGTGCCGGTACCCAATGCAATCAGCGTATCCATGTTGGCGTTATGGTGCTTGAAGGCTTTCCAGGCGCCGGTATAAAAATGCCCGCCTGTTGCGGCCATGACAATCAATGTGAGCATTCCCAGCCCAAGCCAGATGCCCTGGTTTGCGCCGGTCACCATCATCGTGCTGAAGCCCATGCCCCAGACCATCAGGCCCAGGCCAAGGGACAGACTCACCGCCATCTTTATCAATAGCGTGCGGTACTGTTTCCGGTCCTGTGCCTGCTTGCGGTCATCCGCCTGGTCCGGATCCTCTATCACGCTGGCGCCATAGCCCGAGCTTTCAACAGCCTTTACCAGCGCGTGGGGGTCGGCCTGCCCGGCGGCAGTGGCTGTGTTGTCCGCCAGGTTCATATGGGCATGGGTAACGCCCGGAACCGATTTCAGCGCCTTCTCAATGGTATTGACGCAAGACGCACAGGTCGCGCCGGTCACCGACAAATGAATCTGGTCATCGCCGGATGTTGCTGGCGTGGTCTGTGCCTCGTCGGATTTCTGGTGCCCTTTGTGTCCGGTCTCCGGTTTATTCTGGTCATTGGCCTGCTTCGAGCTGCAACAACTGGCGCCGGATTCTGCCGATCTGTGCACCGGTTCGGCGGGATAGCCGGTCTCGGTCACAATGCGCGCAGCTTCATCAGCGTCAGTGCCTTCGGGCAATGCCACCGTCTGATCCTCAAGGTTGACCTCTACCAGTTCGGTATCGCCGGTCAGAGGTTCCAGGGCATTGCGGATCTTCTTAGCGCAGCCCTGGCATGAGGCGCCAGAGATGCTGAGAGTCGTCTGAAGCACGGGTATATCGCTCATGATGATTTACTCCTGAGCCTGCTTTGCCGGGATGCTGTCGTCCCAGTGTTCAATCAATCGACAGATGGTATGTCCATCCGGGGTCCCATCAGGCATATCGCGCCAGGCGCTGAGCGCCGTTTCCATTCGTTCACGCAGCTGCTGAAGCTCTGTGATCTCCCGCTCAACCTCCAGCAATCGCTGTTCAAACACCTTACGAACCATCGGGCAGGGCGAATGGTGATCGTCCGCCTGGTCCAGAATGGCCCGGATCTCAGGCAGCGAGAAACCTAATTGCCTGGCTTTTCGCGCAAAACGCAGACGGCGGAGGTCGTCGGTATCGAATTGTTGATAATTGTTGTCCGGATTACGGGTCGGGTTCAGCAATCCTTCCCGGGTGTAGAAACGGACAGTGTCGGGGTTTACCGCCGCCGCTTCTGCTATTTCTTTGACTTTCATTCGTGAATCCCCTGCCTGAGTTGGCGAAGTGGCCGCTACCCCCAAGCGGACACGGCATGCACCCCACATGAACTTATTGAGAATAGACTAAAACCTGTGAGCTACTCACAGGTCAAAGCTTTTTTGGAAGGGAGAGTTACTTACTTTTGGCGCGCAGAAAGGCACCGCAACTCTTGCACTGGTCTGGCGCCATCAGCTTCGCCTGCCAGCCAATCTTATGGCCACAGGCCGGACACTTCAGTTTCAGCTGGAGAACGATGATTGGAACAATCAGCAGGGCAATCAGAATGCCCAGAGACTCCCAGCTTTCGCCACTGGACAGCCCCAGCTGGCTGCTGAACACCAGGATGATGGTCAGTGCCAAGAAGGCAAACATGAAGTAGTTGCGGTTCCAGCGTTCCCAGCGGCGGATCTCGCTGTCCTGTTCCGGAGTCAGGTATTTTGCAGCCATAGAAAGTCACCCAAACAATGTAACCCTAATGGTGGGGGTGGCTGATCGCTATTACAATCCGCTATCCATTACCGCACCCGGCACCAGTATGCCCTCGGCTAATACCTTTTCCAGTTCTTCGGCCGGAATCGGCCGGCTGATCAGGTATCCCTGAACCAGGTTGCATCGATGATTTTTCAGGAAGGTCAGCTGCGCTTCGGTTTCCACGCCTTCAGCTACCACCTGGATGCCCAGATTGTGGGCCAGATTTATTACAGCGCGGGTGATAACGGCGTCGTCGTGTCGTTCTGCCACATCAGTGATGAACGAACGGTCAATCTTCAGCAAATCTACCGGGAAATCCCGCAGGTAACCCAGCGAGGAATAGCCAACTCCGAAATCATCTATGGCGAGGTGCACCCCCAGCTGACGCAGGCGCGAAAGCTGGTTCAGGTTGTGCTCGATGTTCTGGATGAAAATTTCCTCGGTCAGTTCGACTTCGAGGCGATCGGCGGACACATTCTCGGCATCCAGGGCTTCTCGGATATTATCCACCAGCTTTTCATCATCCAGCTCCCGGCCAGACAGGTTCACCGCGATTTTCAGATGTTCATAGGGAGTGCCCTTCCAGGCCGCCAGTTGGCGACATGCGGCCATCACGACCCAGCGGCCAATCTCGGTAATCCGTCCGCTTTCCTCGGCCAGCGGAATAAACTCGATCGGCGGCAGCAGGCCCCGGCGCGGGTGGTGCCAGCGAATCAACGCCTCAACACTGTGTATCTCGGAGCTGTCAAGGTCCAACTGTGGCTGGTAATAGAGGACAAATTCGTTGTTAGTGAGTGCCTGGCTCAGATCCTTGTCGAGCTCCAGCCGCAGGACCTCCCGGTCCTGCATGCCCTCGGTGTAGAACTGGTAGGTGTTGCGGCCCTGCTCCTTTGCCCGATACAGGGCTATGTCGGCATTGCGCATCAAAGTATCTGCATCCAGGCCACTTTGTGGATATACCGCGACGCCCATTGTAGCCGTGACACTGTGTCCTTCGTTCTGAACATCGAAGGGTTGCTCGAAGCATTGCTTGATCTGGCCGAGCAGGTGAATAACATCGTCGATGTCATCCACTTGCTGTTGGCAGATCATAAATTCATCGCCGCCGGAATAAGCCACCAGAATTCGTTCATTGCTCAGTTGGTTCAGCCGCTCGGATATTTTTATCAGCAATTCATCACCGAACTGGTGGCCAAGGGAATCGTTAAGCATCTGGAACCGGTCAAGATCCAGCATGATCAGGGCAACCTGTCGCATCTGGCGATCGGCAATGTTCAGTGTGTGAGCTAGGTCCTCCATGAAGAATCGACGGTTGGCCAGGCCGGTCAGGGTGTCGGTGGACTCCAGCCTTGCCAGATCCTGCTGCATGCTCTTGCGCTGATAAATTTCCCTGTCCAGCTCCTTACGGGTTTTCAGCAGGGCCTGATTGCGTTTCAGAATAAGCTGGACGAGCAAGGTTGTCAGGCTGGTCAGCAGACCCATCAAAAGCAGTGAGGAAAAGGTCACTGCCGGCCAATAGCTGCGCCGTTCGTCGACCCACTCCACGCTTGGTTTCACGGTAATCGACCAATTCAGAATGGGCTGCTCAACCTGCTCGGTTTGAGAGAATAAGGGACTGGTGGTCATGGAGTCGTTGAGCTCATAGCTCATTACACCATTCCGTCGGATCTCAATTTTGAAGGATTCCAGAACCCGGTTCGTCAGTAACTGCCGGGCCAGGGTTTCCATCCGGAACACACCGGCAATAAACCCACGATTGTCTGCGGCTGCGCCAACCGGCGCATAGATGACAAGCCCCTTGCCCCCCTGCCGTAAATCGATCACACCCGAGATGTCGAGCTCTCCCGAGCGTTGGGCGATTTCCAGGGCTTCGCGACGCTGATCGGAAAAGGCCACGTTAAAACCGATAACATCCTCGTTCCCGGAGTAGGGTTCCAGCCAGCGAATAATGAAATCCCTGTCAATCCACTCAATTGCCTGATAAACACCAAAATCCTGGAGATGATTCCGGGCGTCGCGGCGCCAGTTCTGCTCAGAGGTTTCCGGGTTGGTGTGCATGCGGTCGGCCATGCGCCGGATTGCTCCGGCAAGAATAGTGAACTCCCGTTCCAGGGTGTTCGCGAGCGCACGGGTTTCGTTGGCGAGATTGGTGTTGATTTGACTGTTGTCTTGCCGGATAAGGCCTTCCCGAAGACCAGCAGCGAGACCGAGAAAAACCAGAAAGATCACCACCGGAAACGCCGGACTGAGCAGGCCTTTCACTATAATATTGATAGGTGGTGCCGGTTTTTCCACAGTATGCTCCGCAGCTGGCATGAAGGTTACCGGATTGTCGGCAGGCCGGTGGCGATTATGAGGCATTTTCGCTTGAGGTTGCCATCAGTTCGTGAAGGCGCCCCCTGAGGGAAACACCATACGCGCCGTCTGGCAAGGGCGAA
This Marinobacter salinus DNA region includes the following protein-coding sequences:
- a CDS encoding MerR family transcriptional regulator; protein product: MKVKEIAEAAAVNPDTVRFYTREGLLNPTRNPDNNYQQFDTDDLRRLRFARKARQLGFSLPEIRAILDQADDHHSPCPMVRKVFEQRLLEVEREITELQQLRERMETALSAWRDMPDGTPDGHTICRLIEHWDDSIPAKQAQE
- a CDS encoding EAL domain-containing protein, which encodes MPAAEHTVEKPAPPINIIVKGLLSPAFPVVIFLVFLGLAAGLREGLIRQDNSQINTNLANETRALANTLEREFTILAGAIRRMADRMHTNPETSEQNWRRDARNHLQDFGVYQAIEWIDRDFIIRWLEPYSGNEDVIGFNVAFSDQRREALEIAQRSGELDISGVIDLRQGGKGLVIYAPVGAAADNRGFIAGVFRMETLARQLLTNRVLESFKIEIRRNGVMSYELNDSMTTSPLFSQTEQVEQPILNWSITVKPSVEWVDERRSYWPAVTFSSLLLMGLLTSLTTLLVQLILKRNQALLKTRKELDREIYQRKSMQQDLARLESTDTLTGLANRRFFMEDLAHTLNIADRQMRQVALIMLDLDRFQMLNDSLGHQFGDELLIKISERLNQLSNERILVAYSGGDEFMICQQQVDDIDDVIHLLGQIKQCFEQPFDVQNEGHSVTATMGVAVYPQSGLDADTLMRNADIALYRAKEQGRNTYQFYTEGMQDREVLRLELDKDLSQALTNNEFVLYYQPQLDLDSSEIHSVEALIRWHHPRRGLLPPIEFIPLAEESGRITEIGRWVVMAACRQLAAWKGTPYEHLKIAVNLSGRELDDEKLVDNIREALDAENVSADRLEVELTEEIFIQNIEHNLNQLSRLRQLGVHLAIDDFGVGYSSLGYLRDFPVDLLKIDRSFITDVAERHDDAVITRAVINLAHNLGIQVVAEGVETEAQLTFLKNHRCNLVQGYLISRPIPAEELEKVLAEGILVPGAVMDSGL